One genomic region from Ammospiza caudacuta isolate bAmmCau1 chromosome 1, bAmmCau1.pri, whole genome shotgun sequence encodes:
- the SLC25A38 gene encoding mitochondrial glycine transporter: MPGREAEMHPVLKAFVCGSISGTCSTLLFQPLDLLKTRLQALQPAVDGSGRAGMVTLLFRVVRTESILGLWKGVSPSFARCIPGVGIYFSTLYVMKQRFLVDRSPTALESVFLGAAARAVSGICMLPVTVVKTRYESGRFGYGSVYGALKSIYQTEGPRGMFSGLTATLLRDAPFSGIYLMFYTQTKNLTPQDQLDSVFMPLLNFGCGILAGILASLATQPADVIKTHMQLSPQKYHRTSQAIAFIYKDFGLVGFFRGGVPRVLRRTLMAAMAWTVYEQMMEKMGLKS, encoded by the exons ATGCCGGGCCGGGAGGCGGAG ATGCATCCAGTCCTAAAGGCCTTTGTGTGCGGCTCCATCAGTGGCACTTGTTCCACACTCCTCTTCCAACCACTTGACCTGCTGAAAACACGCCTGCAagctctgcagcctgctgtGGATGG GTCTGGTCGTGCTGGGATGGTGACGCTGCTCTTTAGGGTTGTTCGTACTGAGAGTATTCTGGGGCTCTGGAAAGGTGTCTCTCCA TCCTTTGCAAGATGTATTCCTGGGGTTGGGATTTACTTCAGCACTTTGTACGTGATGAAGCAAAGGTTTCTTGTGGACCGTtcacccacagccctggagtctgtcttcctgggtgctgctgctcgTGCAGTTTCTGGGATTTGCATGTTGCCAGTGACTGTGGTGAAGACCCGATATGAG AGTGGAAGATTTGGCTATGGGAGTGTGTATGGAGCCCTGAAGAGTATCTATCAGACTGAGGGGCCTCGTGGCATGTTCAGTGGGCTCACAGCAACGCTGCTGCGGGATGCGCCCTTCTCTGGCATCTACCTGATGTTCTACACACAGACCAAAAACCTCACACCTCAGG ACCAGCTGGATTCAGTGTTCATGCCCTTGCTGAATTTTGGCTGTGGGATCTTGGCGGGGATTTTGGCTTCTTTGGCAACGCAGCCTGCTGATGTCATCAAAACACACATGCAGCTGTCACCCCAAAAGTACCACAGGACAAGCCAGGCCATTGCCTTTATCTACAAG GACTTTGGGCTGGTTGGCTTTTTCCGAGGCGGTGTGCCCCGAGTTCTCAGGCGCACTCTGATGGCAGCAATGGCATGGACGGTGTATGAACAGATGATGGAAAAAATGGGCTTGAAATCCTGA
- the RPSA gene encoding small ribosomal subunit protein uS2, giving the protein MAVSGRRALFRLRAARASTRRCQRSLSLLPKGNPTMSGGLDVLQMKEEDVLKFLAAGTHLGGTNLDFQMEQYIYKRKSDGIYIINLKRTWEKLLLAARAIVAIENPADVSVISSRNTGQRAVLKFAAATGATPIAGRFTPGTFTNQIQAAFREPRLLVVTDPRADHQPLTEASYVNIPTIALCNTDSPLRYVDIAIPCNNKGAHSVGLMWWMLAREVLRMRGTISREHPWEVMPDLYFYRDPEEIEKEEQAAAEKAVTKEEFQTEWTAPAPEFTAPPQPEVADWSEGVQVPSVPIQQFPTEDWSAQPATEDWSAAPTAQATEWVGTATEWS; this is encoded by the exons ATGGCCGTCAGTGGGAGGCGGGCTCTCTTTCGGCTCCGCGCCGCCCGGGCCTCCACACGGCGTTGTCAGC GTTCCCTGTCGTTGCTTCCCAAGGGAAACCCCACAATGTCCGGAGGCCTCGATGTCCTGCAGATGAAGGAGGAGGATGTCCTCAAATTCCTCGCTGCCGGGACCCACCTGGGAGGTACCAACCTGGACTTCCAGATGGAGCAGTACATCTACAAAAGGAAGAGCGATG GTATTTACATCATCAATCTGAAGAGGACCTGGGaaaagctgctcctggcagctcgTGCCATTGTTGCCATTGAGAACCCAGCTGATGTGAGCGTCATTTCTTCCAGGAACACTGGACAG CGTGCAGTCCTGAAGTTCGCTGCTGCCACTGGGGCTACTCCCATTGCCGGGCGCTTCACCCCTGGCACCTTCACAAACCAGATCCAAGCAGCTTTCCGTGAGCCGCGCCTGCTGGTGGTGACGGACCCGCGGGCGGATCACCAGCCCCTGACCGAGGCATCCTACGTCAACATCCCCACCATCGCCCTGTGCAACACGGACTCCCCGCTGCGCTACGTGGATATCGCCATTCCCTGCAATAACAAG GGAGCCCACTCGGTGGGCCTGATGTGGTGGATGCTGGCTCGGGAGGTGCTGCGCATGCGTGGCACCATCTCCCGTGAGCACCCGTGGGAAGTCATGCCTGACTTGTACTTCTACAGGGATCCCGAGGAG ATTgaaaaggaggagcaggcagctgctgagaAAGCAGTCACGAAGGAGGAATTCCAGACTGAATGGACAGCCCCGGCACCTGAATTCactgctcctcctcagcctgAGGTTGCAGATTGGTCTGAGGGAGTGCAGGTCCCATCTGTGCCCATCCAGCAGTTCCCCACAG AGGACTGGAGTGCCCAGCCTGCCACCGAGGACTGgtcagcagctcccactgcccagGCTACTGAGTGGGTTGGCACTGCCACGGAATGGTCTTAA